Proteins encoded in a region of the Zea mays cultivar B73 chromosome 2, Zm-B73-REFERENCE-NAM-5.0, whole genome shotgun sequence genome:
- the LOC118476393 gene encoding phytoene synthase 3, chloroplastic-like — protein sequence MAAPREEGATELNQESRWPVWSSLLLYRQILDEIEANDYDNFTRRAYIPKTKKLMALPKAYLRSLVVPSSSPQAESRRHYSTLT from the exons ATGGCTGCCCCTCGAGAGGAAGGCGCCACCGAGCTCAACCAGGAGAGCCGATGGCCG GTGTGGTCTTCTCTGCTCCTGTACCGGCAGATCCTCGACGAGATCGAGGCCAACGACTACGACAACTTCACCCGGAGGGCCTACATTCCTAAGACGAAGAAGCTGATGGCGCTGCCCAAGGCGTACCTGAGATCACTGGTGGTGCCCTCCTCGTCTCCTCAGGCTGAGAGCCGGAGACACTATTCCACCCTAACATAG